The DNA window TCATTTATATACCTATTTGTATTTTCATCTAAAATATTATTTGCATTTTGTATTTCATTAAAATGGTATTTAAAGCCATAGTATGCTTCTGGAACAACTGGACCATATTGCCAAGCTTCTATTCTATCATCAAATGCAGGTTGATTTCTATCAACCAAAGAATAAGCTTGAATTAAATATAATAATTTTTGTAAAACTAAATTAGAAATTTCATTATGGCTTAATTCAATTAGCCTTCTACAAATTGCTTTGAGTCTTTCTGTCATTTTAAATCAACCTCCTTTCTTTAATATATTATAATATATTAGTTAGATAATTTTGTCAACACTTATTTAAAAATATATTAAATTTTTTATTGAAACAAAAGAATAATACACATTTATAAATTATTATTTTTTACCAAGAATAAGGTCACCTAATTTTAATTTAGGTACATGATGTATTCCATTTTCAACAAAGTATTTAGTATCTTCTTCATCTTTTGAATCAACCAATTTAACAATATCTTTTGATTCTCCTAAAATAATAACTACTTTTGAATCATAGTCTTCTGGTAATTCTAAAATTTCTTCAAAAGCTTTCTTGTTATATGACATAACTATACAAGCACCATAGCCTAATTCATCAGCTATTAAAATAATATTTTGAGAGGCTATACCTACATCAAAGAAAAGTCTTGAATCAGGAGTTGTGATATCTTTTTTTGCAGAAATCAATATAAAACCTCTTGGTCTTTCTTCAAGTGTAGCTTTATCTTCATTTTTTAAAAGTCCTCCCAAAGAAACAGCTGAAAATAATTTTTGACATTTTTCATCATCTATTGTATAAGAATATCTTAAAATTTGAGCATTTTTAGTTGAAGCAGAAAATCTTGCTCCTTCTAACATTTCTAAAATTTCTTCTTCTTTAATACTTTTTTCAGTAAATTTTCTGTGTGAACGAGTATGTTTAATATTTTCAATTATCATATTATTACCTCCTTGTGTAAAAATAGTATTTTTATTAAAATTTCTAAAAATTTATACCATCAATACAATTATTATATAAGAAATTTTTTATTCTGTACATATCATCTGTTTCATAAAAATCAATAA is part of the Fusobacterium nucleatum genome and encodes:
- a CDS encoding nitroreductase family protein — protein: MIIENIKHTRSHRKFTEKSIKEEEILEMLEGARFSASTKNAQILRYSYTIDDEKCQKLFSAVSLGGLLKNEDKATLEERPRGFILISAKKDITTPDSRLFFDVGIASQNIILIADELGYGACIVMSYNKKAFEEILELPEDYDSKVVIILGESKDIVKLVDSKDEEDTKYFVENGIHHVPKLKLGDLILGKK
- a CDS encoding DUF4065 domain-containing protein, with protein sequence MTERLKAICRRLIELSHNEISNLVLQKLLYLIQAYSLVDRNQPAFDDRIEAWQYGPVVPEAYYGFKYHFNEIQNANNILDENTNRYINEIFETFGRQDPFDLVNLTHSYNSWINAWRNPFDSIITNADIEECHRQLLQDFGYIF